In Trichoderma breve strain T069 chromosome 4, whole genome shotgun sequence, the following proteins share a genomic window:
- a CDS encoding est1 DNA/RNA binding domain-containing protein, whose protein sequence is MASSAPTAATAWRNAQKLRKLLVRDVGKLMPQNASGVDLSKFEAIDNLLDKFRLACVATIFHDLDYAITQKTEEHLWSTHTTVNTEYRHILSRLKQSSHAVEKRKVEKMYHNFLRIAAKFYQGYVQRLAAYYDIPELERIAQGMELEKLPVESKISPVSDDLQRKILYSCHLTLIHLGDLTRYRVQARHKSSDYEGALVYYGLAHHIQPQSGFAFHQTGIIHLEQDNHLDVVYNFYRALAVDSPHPNAQLNLEAEFKTMLSPNGSRSRHNISAPEAHFAMWFVKLHAFFYKGEVFHQQDELEGEVMHRLEMACKNATSLNILLKMVMVNMLAHHMATTRYTEKQTEATMRFYQFTLRFNARFLHTFCKVFESEFREAVSSAEGLDHQPDDTETGKAKTSVVEALLPVLRIYSMWLVARRNEISGLADAFGASIPTMIQGVAKVLTLLCDEYYNIGNLKSCPYLLPEDILILGFQPLNEEQLPEYCRAYCGEDGTRKPYSQALEGCPSQSSERIGRILDILRCAYFLANEDTFPLVYKVDGTLLVFEYQPNAGLPQAQPTVAQDITDTTTQSVGILPAKEEEEPTQGTANSHEPATANAVQYSEQAQREASRRLLNNSDDIYEDSEVMDRATETVLDMVVQFLRPPTPMDLERSPKEPASANDAVGPLRTEPSPTSSVASRRYESLPWSWFGTPNPIFSRESAPPMSRDATKNHRSATHSPNVSVAENIPLEDPFTTPGRDIPGSFSRSIANGIGSPADPAARTFHQEQLLQAFSVSTPRTSTFNRWSQNPTAATIMQEQQNYGPALISSNTSAFSHPSSLYHGTQPNGLQYNTQSAADQGRILRNSLLRETNQALNGHFQIDQTTSDYNRAVMRSAYQDSR, encoded by the exons atggcttcttctgcccCTACAGCGGCTACGGCCTGGCG TAACGCCCAGAAGCTACGCAAGCTGCTCGTAAGAGACGTTGGCAAACTCATGCCCCAAAATGCTTCTGGCGTCGATCTTTCCAAGTTCGAAGCCATAGACAATCTTCTGGATAA ATTCCGCCTTGCCTGTGTGGCGACCATTTTTCACGATCTTGACTATGCCATCACCcagaagacggaggagcaTTTATGGTCCACACACACTACGGTTAATACCGAGTATCGACACATCCTAAGCCGCCTTAAGCAATCTTCCCATGCTgtcgagaagcgcaaggtGGAAAAGATGTACCACAACTTTCTGCGAATCGCCGCCAAGTTTTATCAGGGTTATGTCCAGCGCCTTGCTGCCTACTACGATATTCCAGAGCTTGAACGAATCGCGCAAGGGATGGAGCTTGAGAAATTGCCTGTCGAATCCAAGATCAGCCCAGTCTCGGACGATTTACAGCGCAAAATCTTGTACTCTTGCCATCTTACGCTTATCCACCTAGGAGACCTGACACGTTACCGGGTTCAAGCTCGCCACAAGAGTTCAGACTATGAAGGAGCCTTGGTGTATTACGGGCTGGCTCACCATATTCAACCTCAATCTGGCTTCGCTTTTCACCAGACGGGAATTATTCACCTTGAACAGGACAATCACCTTGATGTTGTCTACAACTTTTACCGCGCTTTGGCTGTGGACTCGCCTCACCCCAACGCCCAGCTCAACTTGGAGGCTGAGTTTAAAACGATGCTATCTCCCAACGGATCCCGGTCAAGACATAACATCTCTGCTCCGGAAGCACACTTTGCCATGTGGTTTGTGAAGTTGCATGCCTTTTTCTACAAAGGAGAGGTATTCCATCAGCAAGACGAACTGGAGGGGGAAGTGATGCACAGGCTAGAAATGGCTTGCAAAAATGCCACTTCTCTAAACATCCTTCTAAAGATGGTAATGGTCAATATGCTAGCGCATCATATGGCCACGACTCGCTATACTG AAAAGCAGACAGAAGCGACTATGCGCTTCTACCAATTTACACTTCGCTTCAACGCAAGGTTCCTTCACACTTTTTGCAAGGTTTTCGAATCTGAGTTCCGGGAGGCCGTCTCCAGTGCCGAAGGCCTCGACCATCAGCCAGACGATACCGAGACaggcaaagcaaagacgTCTGTCGTTGAAGCCCTACTTCCCGTTTTGCGTATATACAGCATGTGGCTCGTGGCCCGCCGCAACGAAATCTCCGGCCTGGCAGATGCGTTTGGAGCGTCCATTCCTACCATGATTCAAGGGGTGGCCAAGGTCTTGACCTTGCTCTGCGACGAATACTACAACATAGGGAACTTGAAATCTTGCCCCTATCTGCTTCCAGAGGACATTCTCATCTTGGGATTTCAGCCACTGAACGAAGAGCAGCTTCCCGAATACTGCAGAGCCTACTGCGGCGAGGACGGCACCCGCAAGCCTTACTCTCAAGCTCTTGAGGGTTGCCCCTCCCAGTCGAGTGAAAGAATAGGAAGAATCCTCGATATCCTCCGCTGTGCTTATTTCTTGGCTAATGAAGACACCTTCCCCCTGGTTTACAAAGTTGATGGAACTCTTTTGGTTTTCGAATATCAGCCCAATGCCGGGCTTCCGCAAGCTCAGCCGACTGTGGCACAGGATATTACAGATACCACTACTCAATCGGTTGGCATCTTGCCTGctaaagaggaagaagagccgaCTCAGGGGACGGCGAATTCTCATGAGCCCGCAACGGCGAATGCGGTGCAGTATTCAGAACAAGCCCAGAGGGAGGCCAGCCGACGTCTGCTGAATAACTCAGATGACATTTATGAAGATTCGGAAGTGATGGATCGAGCCACAGAGACCGTCCTCGATATGGTGGTCCAGTTTTTGAGGCCACCGACTCCAATGGACCTGGAGCGTTCTCCTAAGGAGCCGGCATCTGCAAATGATGCGGTAGGCCCCTTGAGAACTGAGCCAAGTCCTACCTCATCCGTCGCATCACGTAGATACGAGTCCCTTCCGTGGTCTTGGTTCGGCACGCCTAACCCGATTTTCTCTCGGGAATCCGCACCGCCTATGAGCCGGGACGCTACAAAAAATCACCGCAGCGCAACTCACTCTCCAAATGTGTCCGTTGCAGAAAACATACCCCTTGAAGACCCTTTTACCACGCCTGGCCGCGATATACCCGGAAGCTTCTCGCGCAGCATCGCCAACGGAATTGGCAGCCCAGCAGACCCAGCTGCTCGGACATTTCACCAGGAGCAATTGCTGCAGGCTTTCAGCGTGAGCACTCCACGCACCTCAACTTTCAACCGCTGGTCACAGAACCCGACGGCTGCAACCATCATGCAGGAGCAGCAAAACTACGGACCAGCGCTAATCTCATCAAACACTTCTGCGTTTTCGCACCCAAGCAGCCTCTATCACGGCACTCAACCGAACGGCTTGCAGTACAACACGCAGTCTGCTGCAGATCAAGGTCGCATCCTCCGGAACAGCCTCCTGAGAGAGACCAACCAAGCACTTAATGGTCATTTTCAAATCGACCAGACGACATCAGATTATAACAGGGCCGTCATGAGATC